The genomic DNA AGCTGGCCTGGGCATCGCGACTCTTCCTTCCTACGTGGTGAACGACGATTTGAGGAGCGGCAAGCTTGTTCAATTGCTCGCTGGGTATGCAGAGGCCGCAGAGCCTATTCGGGTGATCTACCCTAGCAAGCGGCACCTCTCTCCAAAAATTCGACTCTTCATCGATAAGCTCGTGGAGGCTTGGTCACCATGCCCACCATGGGAGCAGCATTCTGCGGAACGCATTCACTCTGTCTGACCCGTGAGCGAAGCCCGCGCGGCTAGTCGATACCTAACATATGCATCGCATATTCATTTCACTTGAGCATCGACTTCCAGGCGTGAGCACTGCGCCCGTGTTCAGCTCATCTGCCGAAGGGGCCAGTACGTCAGGGGCTTAGTGCGCCGGTGTTTTTCGCATCCTCAATAGGATTGGCGCAGATGCTCATGAATGCGTTTCGTAGGAGCTACTGGCGCTCCTTGCTGGGGAAGTGACCGTGCAGACCGCTTGACAGCGGTCAAATATCAGACTAAAAATGAAGCGCTTCATAAATATCTCTTTCGAGAATAAATACAAAAATATAGTCGTGAAAAGATCGCATATTTTGTTGGCTGAAGTCCGCAGACTGCGAGAATGAAACGATTCATATTTGCCGTTTTCCTAGGCAAATCTGGAGATCATGATGGTCACTGCATCATTAGCCTGCGCTCGGTCAAGCACGTGGGCAGCCCTCGCCACTCTCTTATCTAGAGTCACCGACCGCTCCGGCGCGGGGGCACTGGCTTCGCCACGCAAATCTCCTAACACCACCCGCTTACATGAACCCGAAATTTTCGGTGAGCCAGTGCGGCATTGGACGCGTGTGAGCATCACCGCGTCTTGTTTCTGTTTGTTCAGCGCGGGGAATTTGGCATGACGAATCTTCGACACACAGGACGCACAGTTCTTATTACCGGGGCAGGAGGGGGCATCGGTGCCTCGATTGCCCGGCTGTACTGCGAGGAGGGCGCGCGGGTTGCCTTGGTAGACTTCGACGAACAGTCAGTTTCTGAGCTTTCCCAGCAACTCTGTACTGCCGGACATTTGGTGGCTTGGGCTAAAGCTGACGTCGCAAATTTTGATCAATGCAGTCGAGCCTGTGCTGAGTTTAGCGAGCAGCTCGGCCCTATCGACACCTTGATCAACAATGCAGGCGTGTCTCCCAAACATCAGGGGGCACCCGCACCGATTTGGGAGATGGATCCCCTGGAGTGGGATCGGGTCGTCGGCATCAACCTCACTGGCTCGTTCAACTTGGTTAGAGCACTCGCACCGGGGATGGTCGAGCGTCGCTTTGGGAGAATCGTGAACATGTCTTCCGTTGCTGGCAGCGCATTTCTCCCTATCGTTGCGGCGCATTACAGCGCCACCAAAGCCGCAATTATCGGTTTTACCCGTCATCTGGCAGGTGAGCTCGGGCCTTATGGGATTACGGCAAACGCGCTGGCCCCGGGACGCATCGAAACGCCGCTTCTGAAAACCGTTTCTGCGCAAGCGAACCAGGCTGTTGTTGATGAGACTCCGTTGGGCCGTCTTGGAACGCCACTTGAGGTAGCTAAAGCAGCATGCTTTTTGACTTCAAACGACAGCGACTTCATCACGGGCCAAGTCGTGGATGTGGCTGGTGGCTGGTTGATGCGCTGATCCAGCCGGGCTCGTATTCAACGTAACGATTTATCTCACAGTTTTTCAGCAGCGGGTGATGGCATGGTTCGAACAATGGGTTTTCCTGGCCGATACGAGCAAGGGCCAGGCGCACTAAAGCAGCTTGGCAGAATCCTTTCCGATATGGGGCAATCGCGCCCTTTGGTCTTATGCGACGAGTTCGTCTCAAGGCATCTGTGGCCTGAGGTAGGGAGTGCATTGTCAGAGCATGGTTTCGAGGCGAACAGCATCGTTTTTCC from Pseudomonas putida includes the following:
- a CDS encoding SDR family oxidoreductase, with product MTNLRHTGRTVLITGAGGGIGASIARLYCEEGARVALVDFDEQSVSELSQQLCTAGHLVAWAKADVANFDQCSRACAEFSEQLGPIDTLINNAGVSPKHQGAPAPIWEMDPLEWDRVVGINLTGSFNLVRALAPGMVERRFGRIVNMSSVAGSAFLPIVAAHYSATKAAIIGFTRHLAGELGPYGITANALAPGRIETPLLKTVSAQANQAVVDETPLGRLGTPLEVAKAACFLTSNDSDFITGQVVDVAGGWLMR